A part of Dokdonella sp. genomic DNA contains:
- a CDS encoding S8 family serine peptidase produces RVVAAGGYDPNIAFWDESPGSQTFCPTPGSERECGSNYTNNFGEPPQELVAAAKSVFSTIYPGKDWAPTLECGDSFGTPSGDGLGLCTGTSMSAPQISGVVGILRSINPLATTSKPVLGFGDVAGIRSVLAQTTFEAQIAQGWTPTFGHGRVDAAAAARRMLGTVQGRTVKNRVTPLFRLYGANAKDYADTTSPQFAIAIAINQAGAYQTQGSLIPGYDEFPPDPGAETPLPTPRAAIYVLTTEYKPRPEWPALVPLYQMDRSRNYPIGCTPPTPGCNTKNRDYILVTTTAHIEQAYADGYKLRTIQGYIYQPCTVEPACIPPGTEKMYRACKTADDDCATFLESERTTFEAAGYTAAYPSGSNKVLGYAYPYADNDPPRFPGGPVGDGLVDGFEWVIGTKIDSWDSDGDGDGDVEEFPMVGVAVSDPCSGLGGYSCPADVIFKNGFQ; encoded by the coding sequence CGTGTAGTTGCAGCAGGCGGCTACGATCCGAACATCGCTTTTTGGGATGAGTCGCCGGGGAGTCAGACATTCTGCCCAACCCCAGGAAGCGAGCGCGAATGCGGGTCAAACTATACAAACAACTTCGGCGAGCCCCCGCAGGAACTCGTAGCTGCTGCAAAGTCCGTTTTCTCGACGATCTATCCCGGCAAGGACTGGGCACCAACGCTTGAATGTGGTGATTCCTTCGGTACGCCGTCCGGTGACGGTCTTGGCCTTTGCACCGGCACGTCCATGTCCGCCCCCCAGATCTCCGGCGTGGTCGGCATCCTGCGCTCGATCAATCCGCTCGCAACGACCAGCAAGCCCGTTCTCGGCTTTGGCGATGTGGCTGGTATCCGTAGCGTACTCGCGCAGACCACGTTCGAGGCGCAGATCGCACAAGGATGGACGCCGACGTTCGGCCATGGTCGCGTCGATGCGGCCGCAGCAGCCCGGCGCATGCTCGGAACGGTTCAAGGGCGCACCGTGAAGAACAGGGTAACTCCGCTGTTTCGGCTGTACGGCGCCAACGCGAAGGACTATGCCGACACGACCTCTCCCCAGTTCGCAATCGCAATTGCGATCAACCAGGCGGGTGCCTATCAGACACAAGGCTCTCTGATCCCCGGCTATGACGAATTCCCGCCCGACCCGGGAGCCGAAACGCCGCTGCCCACGCCGCGCGCCGCGATCTACGTGCTCACCACGGAATACAAACCGCGCCCCGAATGGCCGGCGCTCGTTCCGCTCTACCAGATGGACCGGTCACGAAACTATCCGATCGGATGCACGCCGCCGACGCCAGGCTGTAACACCAAGAATAGGGACTACATCCTCGTCACGACGACGGCACATATCGAACAGGCGTATGCGGATGGGTACAAGCTGCGCACCATTCAGGGCTACATCTACCAGCCATGCACCGTGGAGCCGGCCTGCATCCCGCCTGGTACCGAAAAGATGTATCGCGCCTGCAAGACAGCAGATGACGATTGCGCGACGTTCCTCGAAAGCGAGCGCACCACGTTCGAGGCCGCTGGCTATACCGCAGCCTATCCGAGCGGCAGCAACAAAGTGCTGGGCTACGCCTATCCCTATGCCGACAACGACCCTCCGCGTTTCCCTGGTGGTCCGGTAGGCGATGGACTGGTCGACGGTTTCGAGTGGGTGATCGGCACGAAGATCGACTCTTGGGATTCCGACGGAGATGGGGACGGCGATGTCGAGGAGTTTCCGATGGTCGGTGTCGCTGTAAGCGATCCCTGTAGTGGCTTGGGTGGTTACAGCTGTCCAGCGGATGTGATCTTCAAGAACGGGTTCCAATAG
- a CDS encoding carboxymuconolactone decarboxylase family protein — protein sequence MSATTSYTDLTRNVSRNLTPLRTHNADVMQGFGALSKAALAPGALDEKTKELIAMAIGVANRCDACLGFHAKALVRLGATAEEFREMLGVAVYMGGGPSLMYAANALAAYEEFSAAG from the coding sequence ATGTCAGCCACAACCTCCTACACCGACCTGACCCGCAATGTCTCCAGGAACCTTACGCCGCTGCGCACCCACAACGCCGATGTGATGCAAGGCTTCGGCGCACTCAGCAAGGCCGCGCTCGCTCCCGGCGCGCTCGACGAGAAGACGAAGGAACTGATCGCCATGGCGATCGGTGTCGCCAACCGCTGCGATGCCTGCCTGGGCTTTCATGCCAAGGCACTGGTCCGTCTCGGCGCTACAGCCGAGGAGTTCAGGGAGATGCTCGGCGTGGCCGTGTACATGGGTGGTGGCCCGTCGCTGATGTATGCCGCCAACGCCTTGGCGGCTTATGAGGAGTTCTCGGCGGCGGGGTGA
- a CDS encoding metalloregulator ArsR/SmtB family transcription factor has product MATQIKTTFDLSAMQAHAGDAARLLKALANEKRLQILCLLADGERSVGEINDLLDLSQSALSQHLAVLREENLVKTRREAQTIFYSLMPGPGAEVMGALHGIYCAPLRTRGRKRAA; this is encoded by the coding sequence ATGGCAACCCAAATCAAGACAACGTTCGATCTCTCGGCCATGCAGGCTCATGCCGGCGACGCCGCGCGCCTGCTGAAGGCCCTGGCCAATGAGAAGCGCCTGCAGATCCTGTGCCTGCTGGCCGATGGCGAACGTTCAGTCGGTGAGATCAACGACCTGCTCGATCTCAGCCAGTCGGCACTGTCACAGCACCTGGCCGTGCTGCGCGAGGAGAACCTCGTCAAGACGCGACGCGAGGCGCAGACGATCTTCTATTCGCTGATGCCCGGCCCAGGGGCGGAAGTGATGGGTGCCCTGCACGGCATCTACTGCGCGCCGCTGCGCACACGTGGCAGGAAGAGGGCGGCGTGA
- a CDS encoding rhodanese-like domain-containing protein encodes MTRTVEQLVTEARARIREVSPTDLSSMSQGGVVLIDVREPGEYAQGHLPGAVNIPRGVLEFQIHAHPAMACVAEESLANTSRRLVLYCRTGGRSALAADSLQELGFTDVLSLAGGFEAWRNANPAIPTE; translated from the coding sequence ATGACACGCACCGTCGAACAACTCGTGACCGAAGCCCGCGCACGTATCCGAGAGGTCTCGCCGACCGATCTGAGCAGCATGTCTCAAGGTGGCGTCGTATTGATCGATGTGCGCGAGCCAGGCGAATACGCGCAGGGTCACCTGCCGGGAGCGGTGAACATCCCGCGAGGCGTGCTCGAATTCCAGATCCACGCGCATCCGGCCATGGCCTGCGTCGCGGAAGAATCCCTGGCCAATACCTCGCGCCGACTGGTCCTGTACTGTCGCACGGGCGGTCGCTCCGCGCTGGCGGCCGACAGCCTGCAGGAACTCGGCTTCACCGACGTCCTTTCGCTTGCCGGCGGCTTCGAGGCATGGCGCAACGCCAATCCGGCGATCCCTACGGAGTGA
- a CDS encoding DUF2892 domain-containing protein: protein MNIDRAILAFAGVMILVSLALAHYVSPLWLWLTAFVGANMLQASFTGFCPTAFVFRKLGLSSGCAFK from the coding sequence ATGAACATCGACCGTGCCATTCTCGCCTTCGCCGGCGTGATGATCCTCGTCAGCCTCGCGCTCGCCCATTATGTTTCACCGTTGTGGCTGTGGCTGACGGCCTTCGTCGGCGCCAACATGCTGCAGGCCAGTTTCACTGGCTTCTGTCCGACGGCGTTCGTTTTCCGCAAGCTCGGCCTGTCCAGCGGCTGCGCGTTCAAGTAG
- a CDS encoding efflux RND transporter periplasmic adaptor subunit codes for MTIGSLDTLEVRAADHTQGRAWDGVVEAVRQATLSAQTSGRVAEVLHDVNDRTAEGAVLVRLSAVEQQAGVDTARAQLRAAEAVAAEAEGNYRRYLELSQAHHVSKAQLDQMQRARDSAFATRDAARAQLAAAGQQTRYTTIRAPWPGIVSRRDVEPGESVGVGQPLMTLFSPDALRVEVGIPQSDAAEVRARPRADLVFDDGRRVEAAEVIVFPAADPATHTVRVRVQLPPLDPVPVPGTTAKVVFPALGGATYAQVPLAALIRRGEVNAVYVLTDGRLSLRQVRLGEHAGDRVDVIAGLRPGEAIAADPVAAAQALAAARKGMK; via the coding sequence ATGACGATCGGCAGTCTGGACACGCTGGAGGTCCGCGCGGCCGATCACACGCAGGGACGCGCCTGGGATGGCGTGGTCGAGGCGGTACGCCAGGCCACGCTGTCGGCACAGACCAGCGGCCGCGTTGCGGAAGTGCTGCATGACGTGAACGATCGTACTGCAGAGGGTGCGGTGCTGGTTCGGCTGAGCGCTGTGGAGCAGCAGGCCGGCGTGGACACCGCGCGCGCGCAATTGCGTGCCGCGGAGGCCGTTGCTGCCGAAGCCGAAGGCAACTACCGCCGTTACCTGGAGCTCTCGCAGGCACACCACGTATCGAAAGCACAGCTCGATCAGATGCAGCGCGCACGTGATTCAGCCTTCGCCACGCGTGATGCCGCGCGGGCGCAGCTCGCGGCCGCGGGCCAGCAGACCCGCTACACCACCATCCGCGCCCCCTGGCCTGGCATCGTCAGTCGTCGCGACGTCGAGCCAGGCGAAAGTGTCGGCGTCGGCCAACCATTGATGACGCTGTTCTCGCCCGATGCCCTGCGCGTCGAGGTCGGCATTCCTCAGTCGGATGCCGCCGAGGTGCGCGCACGGCCGAGGGCGGATCTCGTCTTCGATGATGGCCGTCGCGTCGAAGCCGCCGAGGTGATCGTGTTTCCCGCCGCCGATCCGGCGACGCATACAGTCAGGGTGCGCGTGCAACTGCCGCCCCTCGATCCGGTGCCGGTGCCGGGAACCACGGCCAAGGTCGTGTTCCCCGCACTGGGCGGCGCGACGTATGCGCAGGTACCGCTGGCGGCACTGATCCGGCGTGGCGAGGTCAATGCGGTATACGTGCTGACGGACGGGAGGTTGTCACTGCGCCAGGTTCGACTCGGCGAACATGCAGGCGATCGTGTCGACGTGATCGCCGGACTGCGGCCGGGCGAGGCCATCGCCGCCGACCCGGTCGCCGCGGCGCAGGCGCTCGCGGCGGCACGCAAGGGCATGAAATGA
- a CDS encoding efflux RND transporter permease subunit, with amino-acid sequence MSTRDATSRLDVSGRIAALFQSNPLTPILALIGLLLGLIAVAVTPREEEPQIDVTMANVIVPFPGADARQVEQMVTYPLEQLLSEIEEVKHVHSISRPGMVVATVEFEVGVKRQPALVRLYDKVYSHQDWMPANLGVGQPIIRPKGIDDVPVMALTLWTDDTQRGARELAEVAHTLETELKRIPGTRDVFTIGAPERALMVELDATRLASHGLTVHDLAGTLQAANLARQAGERVGADGVVQVTSGRFLADRGEVANLVLGMANGQPVRLQDVASVRDATDAPSSYVWHGAPPGREGPASGVAPAVTLAIAKKPGSNASDITRTALERIDALRGQIIPEGIHVEVTRDYGLTASDKASTLIRKLVFATGSVVLLVLFALGRREAIVIGTAVVLTLALTLFASMAMGFTLNRVSLFALIFSIGILVDDAIVVVENIHRHMARGGLSLREAIPPAVNEVGGPTILATFTVIAALMPMAFVSGLMGPYMRPIPVNASVGMLLSLGIALVVTPWLSLKLLRRHASSGGDAQDASAHAHGTMAARLHRMFERLMRPFLDDRSGARRRRLLFVAMGMLVLLAASLAGFKLVVLKMLPLDNKSEFQVVVDLPEGRTLEDTGALLADLTAVLDRVPEVRHYQVHAGTAAPINFNGLVRQYDLRTGANVGDVQVNLVDRHERRRKSHEIAVALRPLLADVGRRHDASVKLVEVPPGPPVLSPIVAEIYGPDYARMREVGRALGQRFLETEGIVDVDTSVEADAPRELILIDRVRAARLGVAQSEIAEVIAAGLSGLDATHVIDDSSKYPRPIRLRLPVSDQATLDGPLALRVRGSDGRLVPLSELVTVQRTAWDGAIHHKDLLPVVYVMGDESSRIDSPLYGMFDLVDQIAGSAIEGQHLAQSFIRQPADITGFGIKWDGEWQITYETFRDMGLAYAAGMILIYLLVVAWFRDYVLPLVIMAPIPLTVIGVMPGHALLGMQFTATSMIGMIALAGIIVRNSILLVDFINHELARGRSPADAVVDACAVRAQPIALTALAAMAGALFILDDPIFNGLAISLVFGILVSTALTLVVIPLLYYGLLAHRSRLTDAAP; translated from the coding sequence ATGAGCACGCGGGACGCCACGTCGCGGCTGGATGTTTCCGGCCGCATCGCCGCGCTCTTCCAGAGCAATCCGCTGACGCCGATTCTTGCGCTGATCGGCCTATTGCTCGGCCTGATTGCGGTGGCAGTCACGCCGCGCGAGGAAGAGCCGCAGATCGACGTCACCATGGCCAATGTCATCGTGCCGTTCCCCGGAGCCGACGCGCGCCAGGTCGAGCAGATGGTGACGTATCCGCTCGAACAATTGTTGTCGGAAATCGAGGAGGTGAAGCACGTCCACTCGATCAGCCGCCCCGGCATGGTGGTGGCGACCGTGGAGTTCGAGGTCGGCGTGAAGCGCCAGCCAGCCCTGGTACGGCTGTACGACAAGGTGTACTCGCACCAGGACTGGATGCCGGCGAATCTCGGTGTCGGCCAGCCCATCATCAGGCCCAAGGGCATCGACGACGTGCCGGTAATGGCGCTGACCCTTTGGACCGACGATACGCAACGTGGTGCGCGCGAGCTGGCCGAAGTCGCACACACCCTGGAAACCGAGCTCAAGCGCATCCCCGGCACGCGCGACGTGTTCACGATCGGTGCGCCGGAGCGCGCGTTGATGGTGGAGCTCGATGCGACGCGCTTGGCCAGTCATGGCCTGACCGTGCACGACCTTGCCGGCACCTTGCAGGCGGCGAATCTTGCCCGCCAGGCCGGCGAGCGTGTCGGCGCGGATGGTGTGGTGCAGGTGACGTCGGGCCGGTTTCTCGCCGACCGTGGCGAAGTGGCCAACCTCGTGCTCGGCATGGCCAACGGACAGCCGGTGCGATTACAGGACGTCGCCAGCGTGCGCGATGCCACCGATGCGCCGTCGAGTTACGTCTGGCACGGCGCGCCGCCGGGTCGAGAAGGCCCTGCCAGTGGCGTTGCGCCAGCAGTCACGCTGGCCATCGCCAAGAAGCCGGGCAGCAATGCCTCGGACATCACGCGCACCGCCCTGGAACGGATCGACGCCTTGCGCGGACAGATCATTCCCGAGGGTATCCACGTTGAAGTCACACGTGACTACGGCCTTACCGCCAGCGACAAGGCATCGACCCTGATCCGCAAGCTCGTGTTCGCAACCGGCTCGGTGGTGCTGCTGGTGCTGTTCGCGCTCGGCCGTCGTGAGGCCATCGTGATCGGTACTGCCGTGGTGCTGACGCTTGCGCTGACCTTGTTCGCCTCGATGGCGATGGGTTTCACGCTCAATCGCGTCTCGCTGTTTGCTCTGATCTTCTCGATCGGCATCCTCGTCGACGACGCCATCGTCGTGGTCGAGAACATCCACAGACACATGGCTCGTGGCGGGTTGTCGCTGCGCGAAGCGATCCCGCCTGCGGTCAACGAGGTCGGTGGCCCGACCATCCTCGCCACATTCACCGTGATCGCTGCACTGATGCCGATGGCCTTCGTCTCCGGGTTGATGGGTCCGTACATGCGCCCCATTCCGGTCAACGCCTCGGTCGGCATGTTGCTGTCGCTGGGCATCGCACTGGTGGTAACGCCGTGGCTCTCCTTGAAACTGCTGCGTCGCCACGCCAGCAGCGGTGGCGACGCGCAGGACGCAAGCGCGCATGCCCACGGCACCATGGCCGCACGCCTGCATCGAATGTTCGAACGGTTGATGCGGCCGTTCCTCGATGACCGGAGCGGCGCGCGCCGCCGACGCTTGCTGTTCGTGGCGATGGGGATGCTGGTGCTGCTCGCCGCGAGCCTGGCAGGCTTCAAGTTGGTCGTGCTGAAGATGTTGCCGCTGGACAACAAGTCGGAGTTCCAGGTCGTGGTCGACCTGCCCGAGGGGCGCACGCTCGAGGACACGGGAGCATTGCTGGCTGATCTCACCGCCGTGCTCGATCGTGTTCCCGAGGTTCGGCACTATCAGGTTCACGCCGGCACCGCTGCACCGATCAACTTCAACGGCCTGGTGCGTCAATACGACCTGCGCACCGGCGCAAACGTCGGCGACGTGCAGGTGAATCTGGTCGACCGCCACGAACGCCGACGCAAGAGCCACGAAATCGCGGTCGCACTGCGTCCGTTGCTGGCCGACGTTGGCCGGCGTCACGATGCGTCGGTCAAGCTGGTTGAAGTACCCCCGGGTCCGCCGGTGCTGTCGCCAATCGTCGCCGAGATCTACGGTCCCGACTATGCACGCATGCGCGAGGTCGGTCGTGCACTCGGGCAGCGCTTCCTCGAAACCGAAGGCATCGTCGACGTCGACACCAGTGTCGAAGCCGATGCGCCGCGCGAGCTGATCCTCATCGATCGTGTGCGTGCCGCACGTCTCGGCGTTGCACAGTCGGAGATTGCCGAAGTCATCGCCGCCGGCCTCTCTGGCCTGGACGCGACCCATGTCATCGATGACAGTTCGAAGTATCCGCGCCCGATCCGCCTGCGCCTGCCGGTCTCGGACCAGGCCACGCTCGATGGCCCGCTCGCGCTGCGCGTGCGCGGCAGTGATGGCCGACTCGTGCCGCTGTCCGAGCTGGTGACCGTTCAGCGCACGGCGTGGGATGGCGCCATTCATCACAAGGATCTGCTGCCGGTGGTCTACGTGATGGGTGATGAAAGCAGCCGCATCGACAGTCCGCTGTACGGCATGTTCGATCTCGTCGACCAGATTGCCGGCAGCGCCATCGAGGGGCAGCACCTGGCGCAATCCTTCATCCGCCAGCCGGCAGACATCACGGGTTTCGGCATCAAGTGGGATGGCGAATGGCAGATCACCTATGAGACCTTCCGCGACATGGGGCTGGCCTATGCAGCAGGCATGATCCTGATCTACCTGCTGGTGGTGGCATGGTTCCGCGACTACGTGCTGCCGCTGGTGATCATGGCACCGATTCCGCTGACCGTGATTGGCGTGATGCCGGGCCACGCCCTGCTCGGCATGCAGTTCACCGCCACCTCGATGATCGGCATGATCGCGCTGGCCGGCATCATCGTGCGCAACTCGATCCTGCTGGTCGACTTCATCAACCACGAGCTCGCTCGCGGGCGTTCGCCGGCCGACGCCGTGGTGGACGCCTGCGCCGTACGCGCGCAACCGATCGCGCTGACCGCATTGGCGGCCATGGCCGGCGCGCTGTTCATCCTCGACGACCCGATCTTCAACGGCCTGGCGATCTCGCTTGTGTTCGGCATCCTGGTTTCGACCGCGCTGACCTTGGTGGTCATTCCCCTGCTCTACTACGGCCTGCTCGCGCACCGCAGCCGGCTAACGGATGCCGCGCCATGA